A window of Mytilus edulis chromosome 10, xbMytEdul2.2, whole genome shotgun sequence contains these coding sequences:
- the LOC139492831 gene encoding protein lin-12-like — translation MRKYVTNNGHMWFDVGCSSSQRCSPITSILGKRGDDDGLLLIPLSKLRQNGRHNIKSNYVRSAGDTIVCEKCCSGDICNAGSLCGTVGFLHEMLCFNCTSTNEDGCSTIALCDQNEKCFIEKVGNSSTSNSVWKTGCRHNDKCQQLQSSPGTECLSSCCTSDVCNMKCSNNNTDASCVDKSQTCTNTTFQSFVCSTKELQAVCPRSCGLCHCTHNPCTHGTCTSSQQGYKCTCDAGYTGSICDRVIDRKYVARLVFIEFYIRQIKKGYVTDCVSASS, via the exons ATGCGGAAATATGTCACAAACAACGGTCACATGTGGTTCGATGTAGGCTGCAGCAGTTCACAG CGATGCTCTCCGATTACTTCTATTCTTGGAAAAAGGGGAGATGATGACGGACTATTACTAATTCCATTATCAAAATTAAGACAAAATGGAAGGCACAATATCAAATCCAACTATGTCCGTTCAGCTGGGGATACAATTGTATGTGAAAAATGCTGTTCTGGTGATATCTGTAATGCTGGGTCATTGTGTGGAACTGTTG GATTTCTGCATGAAATGTTATGTTTTAATTGTACTTCTACAAATGAAGACGGATGTAGCACTATCGCATTATGTGACCAAAACGAG AAATGTTTCATCGAGAAAGTTGGTAATAGTAGTACTTCAAACAGTGTATGGAAGACTGGATGCCGACATAATGACAAG TGTCAACAACTACAATCTAGTCCAGGGACAGAGTGTTTGTCATCATGTTGTACTTCAGATGTATGCAATATGAAGTGTTCTAATAACAATACAG ATGCATCATGTGTTGATAAGTCACAAACATGTACAAACACAACATTCCAGTCATTTGTTTGTTCAACAAAGGAACTTCAGGCGGTCTGTCCAAGGTCTTGTGGATTATGTC ACTGCACTCATAACCCCTGCACTCATGGAACTTGTACAAGCAGTCAACAGGGGTATAAATGCACATGCGATGCTGGTTACACAGGGTCTATTTGCGACAGAG ttataGATCGTAAGTATGTTGCACGTTTGGTGTTTATTGAATTCTATATTAGACAAATAAAGAAGGGCTATGTGACAGATTGTGTCAGCGCATCATCATGA